The following are from one region of the Flavobacteriales bacterium genome:
- the kdsB gene encoding 3-deoxy-manno-octulosonate cytidylyltransferase, translated as MKILGIIPARFGSTRFPGKPLIDINGKTMIQRVYEQAKQTTLLSDVVVATDDDRIFNEVNRFGGKAVMTSPNHQSGTDRCAEVVNKLTEQYDVVINIQGDEPFINPKQITQLCNCFLDEKTQIATLIKKITDQHDLFNENKVKVTFSSSQFAIYFSRNAIPFFRGEAPENWLKKHAYFKHIGIYGYKTEVLKKVTVLAPSTLEIAEGLEQLRWLENGYNIKVAETDLEAIAIDTPDDLKKI; from the coding sequence TTGAAAATTTTAGGCATCATACCCGCTCGTTTCGGTTCTACTCGTTTCCCAGGCAAACCCTTGATAGATATTAATGGTAAAACCATGATACAACGCGTTTATGAACAAGCCAAACAAACTACACTTTTATCGGATGTAGTGGTTGCAACCGACGACGATCGAATTTTTAATGAAGTTAATCGGTTTGGAGGCAAGGCAGTAATGACCTCTCCAAATCACCAAAGTGGTACCGACCGTTGTGCTGAAGTAGTCAATAAACTTACTGAACAATACGATGTTGTCATCAACATTCAAGGAGACGAACCATTTATTAACCCAAAACAAATAACTCAATTGTGTAATTGCTTTTTAGATGAAAAAACACAAATAGCTACCTTAATAAAAAAGATTACCGACCAACACGATTTGTTTAACGAAAACAAGGTAAAAGTTACTTTTTCCTCTAGCCAATTTGCTATCTATTTTAGCAGAAATGCAATTCCATTTTTTAGAGGTGAAGCACCTGAAAATTGGTTAAAAAAACACGCTTATTTCAAGCACATTGGTATTTATGGCTACAAAACCGAAGTGCTTAAAAAAGTAACTGTTTTAGCCCCATCAACACTTGAAATAGCTGAAGGATTAGAACAGTTAAGATGGTTAGAAAATGGCTACAACATAAAAGTTGCTGAAACAGATCTAGAAGCCATTGCTATTGATACTCCTGATGATTTGAAGAAAATCTAA
- the rnr gene encoding ribonuclease R, which produces MSKHKKNSNSGGFKANLIQQIISIFDKNPTQTFNYKQLSQAFGFKDVANKKLVNIILEELTHQGKLRELKRGSFKLNSSKSLLEGTLDMTSRGAAYLIVPDTEVDVYIAPKNTGNALHGDKVKVNVFYSKANKKPEGEVIEVVERAKTEFVGIVEKSKNFAFVVTSDQRMPVDIFIANDKLKGAKNGEKVVAKITEWPADKKNPFGIVTQVLGMPGEHDTEMHAILAEYGLPYEFPEKVEHDAAKLNIEIDVKEIKKRRDFRAITTFTIDPADAKDFDDALSIKKLENGNWEIGVHIADVSHYVRPGTLLDDEALKRATSVYLVDRVVPMLPEVLSNNACSLRPQETKLCFSAVFELTENAELKNEWFGRTVIFSDRRFSYEEAQERIETKEGDFAEEILQMDKLAKILRKERFKKGAIAFDRIEVKFNLDEHGNPVGIFFKESKDSNKLIEEFMLLANKRVAEFIGKPTGKKESKTFVYRIHDEPNQEKLLTLSNFVKTFGYKLDINQADVTKSLNSLLADVHGKAEENLIEQLAIRTMAKATYSTNNIGHYGLSFPYYSHFTSPIRRYPDVIAHRLLQHYLDGGASVNQEEVEEQCKHSSKMEILASEAERASIKYKQVEYLQDKIGEEYDGFISGVSEWGIYVEIMSGMCEGMVKLRDMDDDYYSFDPENYCAVGRKKGKTYRMGDEVRIMVKRADLVRKQLDFVLVDVESFWGGINK; this is translated from the coding sequence ATGTCAAAACATAAAAAAAACTCGAATTCTGGAGGTTTCAAAGCCAATTTAATTCAACAAATTATCAGCATTTTTGATAAAAACCCTACCCAAACTTTTAACTACAAACAATTAAGCCAAGCTTTTGGTTTTAAAGATGTTGCTAACAAAAAATTAGTGAACATTATTTTAGAAGAACTCACTCATCAGGGAAAATTGAGAGAACTAAAAAGAGGTTCTTTCAAATTAAACTCCTCAAAATCATTACTAGAAGGTACGCTTGATATGACAAGTAGAGGTGCAGCATATTTAATTGTGCCCGATACTGAAGTAGATGTTTACATTGCTCCAAAAAACACTGGAAATGCCTTACATGGAGACAAAGTTAAAGTAAACGTATTTTACAGTAAAGCCAATAAAAAACCAGAGGGAGAAGTAATTGAAGTAGTTGAACGAGCCAAAACCGAGTTTGTTGGTATTGTAGAAAAATCGAAAAATTTTGCCTTTGTGGTAACTAGCGACCAACGCATGCCTGTTGATATTTTTATTGCCAACGATAAATTAAAAGGAGCCAAAAATGGCGAAAAAGTGGTGGCAAAAATTACCGAATGGCCAGCCGACAAAAAAAATCCGTTTGGTATAGTTACTCAAGTATTGGGTATGCCCGGCGAACACGATACGGAGATGCACGCCATTTTAGCCGAATATGGTTTGCCATACGAGTTTCCAGAAAAAGTGGAGCACGACGCAGCTAAATTGAACATTGAAATAGATGTTAAAGAAATAAAAAAACGTAGAGATTTTAGAGCAATTACAACCTTTACCATCGATCCCGCTGACGCTAAAGATTTTGACGATGCATTATCCATAAAAAAATTAGAAAACGGCAACTGGGAAATTGGCGTTCACATTGCCGATGTTTCTCATTATGTTCGACCTGGAACATTATTGGATGATGAAGCATTGAAAAGAGCAACATCGGTTTATTTGGTAGATAGGGTTGTACCCATGTTGCCAGAAGTACTATCGAACAATGCTTGTTCGTTACGGCCACAAGAAACCAAGTTGTGTTTTTCGGCAGTGTTTGAGTTGACCGAAAATGCAGAATTAAAAAACGAGTGGTTTGGTCGAACCGTGATTTTTTCTGACCGAAGATTTAGTTACGAAGAAGCCCAAGAACGAATTGAAACCAAAGAAGGCGATTTTGCAGAAGAAATTTTGCAAATGGATAAGTTGGCTAAAATATTACGAAAAGAACGCTTTAAAAAAGGAGCCATCGCTTTTGATAGAATTGAGGTAAAATTCAATTTAGATGAGCACGGAAACCCTGTTGGGATATTTTTTAAAGAAAGCAAAGACTCCAACAAACTGATTGAAGAGTTTATGTTGCTTGCCAACAAAAGAGTGGCAGAATTTATTGGTAAACCAACTGGTAAAAAAGAGTCAAAAACCTTTGTTTACCGTATTCACGACGAGCCTAACCAAGAGAAATTACTCACCTTATCTAATTTTGTAAAAACCTTTGGGTATAAATTAGACATTAACCAAGCTGATGTTACCAAATCGCTTAACAGTTTATTGGCTGATGTACACGGAAAAGCAGAAGAAAACTTAATTGAACAATTGGCTATTCGTACCATGGCAAAAGCTACGTACTCTACCAATAATATTGGACATTATGGTTTATCGTTTCCATATTACTCACATTTTACATCGCCTATTCGTCGTTACCCCGATGTTATTGCTCACCGTTTGTTACAACACTATTTAGATGGTGGTGCTTCGGTTAACCAAGAAGAAGTAGAAGAGCAATGTAAGCACTCATCGAAAATGGAAATTTTAGCTTCTGAAGCTGAAAGGGCATCTATCAAATACAAACAAGTAGAATACTTGCAAGATAAAATTGGAGAAGAATACGACGGATTTATTTCGGGTGTTAGCGAGTGGGGTATTTATGTAGAAATAATGAGTGGGATGTGCGAGGGCATGGTAAAACTTCGCGACATGGACGACGATTATTACAGTTTCGACCCAGAAAATTACTGCGCAGTAGGACGCAAAAAAGGTAAGACTTACCGTATGGGCGACGAAGTTCGTATTATGGTAAAACGTGCCGATTTAGTGCGTAAACAACTCGATTTTGTATTGGTTGATGTAGAAAGTTTTTGGGGTGGGATAAACAAATAA
- a CDS encoding DUF2238 domain-containing protein: MNKVYIFIIIFVLVLTGIFTNDRLTWSLEIFPIVIGGVILVSTYKKFQLTQLAYTLIFIHCLILIYGGMYTYANTPLGNFVRDVLSLDRNPYDRLGHFAQGFVPAILIRELFLRIGKFNVGKLFNTAIILSCMGISAAYELIEWFAALILNEGAEEFLGMQGDQWDTQWDMFVATVGAVVSITLLSKYHNRQLLSYQTQ; this comes from the coding sequence ATGAATAAGGTTTATATTTTCATTATCATTTTTGTATTGGTACTTACTGGAATCTTCACCAACGATAGATTAACATGGAGTTTGGAAATATTTCCTATTGTAATTGGAGGAGTAATACTAGTATCAACATACAAGAAATTTCAACTGACCCAGTTAGCATATACCTTAATTTTCATTCACTGTTTAATTCTTATATATGGTGGTATGTATACTTACGCTAATACTCCTCTAGGTAATTTTGTTAGAGATGTCTTAAGCTTAGATAGAAATCCATATGACAGACTCGGTCATTTTGCTCAAGGCTTTGTTCCTGCAATATTAATTAGAGAGTTATTTCTTAGAATTGGTAAATTTAACGTTGGAAAGTTATTTAATACTGCAATAATTTTATCATGTATGGGAATAAGTGCTGCATACGAACTTATTGAGTGGTTTGCTGCATTAATTTTAAACGAAGGTGCTGAAGAATTTTTAGGAATGCAGGGTGACCAATGGGACACACAATGGGATATGTTTGTAGCTACAGTTGGAGCAGTTGTTTCAATAACATTACTTTCAAAATATCACAACAGACAACTATTGTCTTATCAAACCCAATAA
- a CDS encoding 1-acyl-sn-glycerol-3-phosphate acyltransferase — translation MKKLFNNIKKFKGVTSSIIGLGGFWLITSLISINVLVHTQETLHLSINATVLIAELLFVGILLGSWCSKLITKKRLEMGIVNFAGIGLTITTFLLGCTDLTTIEFVLIALFTAFLGGFFRSPLSGWIKQRTTISYLRETLGYTKITAIVFMLCGTVCFYFLQTTHNSYFIFRTASLLFGIATLISIIKMPIGCLRFILWALSKIIYRTRITGIKNIPLKSGAIIVSNHVSILDVLLLTAAAPRNLRFVMHDKVFNAPVIGWVFKKLNMIPISGDSSKKGLLDFNERCKKEVESGHIVCIFPEGELSRNGQLAGFKKGIEHLAKTINAPIIPMHMHNLIGTPLTIKTGTNKKYGFNFKTLQKKVYITIGDPLNKIESAFKLRQLIKELELINVSKSIAEKSLADAIFEIKKPLFKNCSEIVKSNDLTLKNLIINTPNYEVRDLVGNIIKLTGSKANSIGKPIPGVIIKAVDEFGKELDCYESGTLFIKHCFTNFNNWYKLNLKGYVDESGFITLTP, via the coding sequence ATGAAAAAACTATTTAACAACATCAAAAAATTTAAAGGAGTAACTTCTTCAATAATTGGATTAGGAGGTTTTTGGTTAATTACTTCACTAATTTCAATAAACGTATTGGTACACACACAAGAAACACTTCATCTATCAATTAATGCAACAGTATTGATTGCCGAATTATTATTTGTCGGTATCCTTTTGGGTAGTTGGTGTTCTAAATTAATTACAAAGAAAAGGTTGGAGATGGGTATTGTTAATTTTGCTGGAATTGGTTTAACCATTACGACCTTTTTATTAGGCTGTACTGACTTAACTACAATTGAGTTTGTATTAATAGCATTGTTTACAGCTTTTCTGGGTGGTTTTTTTAGGTCGCCGTTAAGTGGATGGATAAAACAACGAACAACTATTAGTTACTTAAGAGAAACTTTGGGCTATACAAAAATTACTGCAATTGTTTTTATGCTGTGTGGAACAGTGTGTTTTTATTTTCTTCAAACCACTCACAATTCGTACTTTATTTTTAGAACCGCATCATTGTTATTTGGAATAGCAACCCTTATTTCAATTATTAAAATGCCTATTGGTTGTCTTCGTTTTATACTTTGGGCATTGTCAAAAATAATTTATAGAACACGAATAACTGGAATAAAAAATATCCCATTAAAATCTGGTGCAATTATCGTTTCAAACCACGTTTCGATACTAGATGTTTTGTTATTAACTGCTGCTGCTCCAAGAAATTTAAGGTTTGTTATGCACGACAAAGTATTTAATGCTCCAGTAATTGGTTGGGTATTTAAAAAATTGAATATGATTCCTATTAGTGGTGATTCTTCAAAAAAAGGGTTGTTAGATTTTAACGAGCGTTGTAAAAAAGAAGTTGAAAGTGGACACATTGTTTGTATTTTTCCTGAAGGTGAACTGAGTAGGAATGGACAACTCGCTGGATTTAAGAAAGGAATTGAACATTTAGCAAAAACAATAAATGCTCCAATAATACCAATGCACATGCACAATTTAATTGGTACCCCACTAACCATTAAAACAGGAACAAATAAGAAATATGGATTTAACTTTAAAACATTACAAAAAAAGGTTTACATAACAATAGGAGACCCTTTAAACAAGATTGAAAGTGCCTTTAAACTACGACAACTAATAAAAGAATTAGAGCTTATAAATGTGTCAAAAAGCATTGCTGAAAAAAGCTTAGCAGATGCCATTTTTGAAATTAAAAAACCATTATTTAAAAACTGTAGCGAAATTGTAAAAAGCAACGATTTAACACTCAAAAACTTAATAATAAATACACCTAATTATGAAGTGCGAGATTTAGTAGGAAATATAATTAAACTTACTGGTAGCAAAGCTAATAGTATTGGAAAACCCATTCCTGGTGTTATTATAAAAGCAGTAGACGAATTTGGAAAAGAATTAGATTGTTATGAGTCTGGAACACTATTTATTAAACACTGTTTTACCAATTTTAACAACTGGTATAAACTCAATTTAAAGGGTTATGTTGATGAATCCGGTTTTATTACTCTTACTCCATAA
- a CDS encoding NAD(P)H-dependent glycerol-3-phosphate dehydrogenase, producing MENKKIAVLGGGSWATAIVKILTETVDVVNWWMRDEDCIAHIKKYHHNPNYIQSIEFNIDKLNLSSNLQKTIDDSDVIIVAVPSAFLAKAFDDANIQGIENKIIISAVKGVVPEYNQIPAEYFHLKFNVPYKKIGMIAGPCHAEEVAMERLSYLTIACQDQNIAQFVADAMSCRYINTSTSDDLFGTELSAILKNIYSVASGICNGLGYGDNFQAVLIASSIRETERFISAIHEIHRDVKTSAYLGDLLVTAYSQFSRNRNFGSMVGRGYTVKSAQIEMNMVAEGYYAAKGIYEINKKYKVNMPIVDAVYHILYEKISPMMEMKILSGKLS from the coding sequence ATGGAAAATAAAAAAATAGCCGTTTTAGGTGGAGGAAGTTGGGCAACAGCTATTGTTAAAATACTTACCGAAACCGTTGATGTGGTTAATTGGTGGATGAGAGATGAGGATTGTATTGCCCACATTAAAAAATACCATCACAACCCAAATTATATACAATCAATTGAGTTTAATATAGATAAGTTGAACTTGAGTTCGAACTTACAAAAAACCATTGACGATTCTGATGTTATTATTGTGGCTGTTCCTTCGGCATTTTTGGCAAAAGCTTTTGATGATGCAAATATTCAAGGTATAGAAAACAAAATAATTATTTCGGCTGTAAAAGGTGTGGTTCCTGAATACAATCAAATACCTGCCGAATATTTCCATTTAAAATTTAATGTTCCTTACAAAAAAATAGGGATGATTGCTGGTCCTTGTCATGCCGAAGAGGTTGCTATGGAACGTTTATCTTACTTAACCATTGCTTGTCAGGATCAAAACATTGCACAATTTGTTGCTGATGCCATGTCGTGCAGGTATATCAACACGTCAACTTCTGATGATTTATTTGGAACAGAACTTTCGGCAATTTTAAAAAATATTTACTCGGTAGCAAGTGGTATTTGTAATGGTTTAGGTTATGGCGATAATTTTCAAGCCGTATTAATTGCTAGTTCTATTCGTGAAACAGAGCGTTTTATAAGCGCTATACACGAAATACACCGCGATGTAAAAACTTCGGCTTATTTAGGCGATTTACTGGTAACAGCTTACTCGCAGTTTTCGAGAAACAGAAACTTTGGAAGCATGGTAGGTAGAGGTTACACGGTTAAATCGGCTCAAATAGAAATGAACATGGTTGCAGAAGGATATTACGCAGCTAAAGGAATTTACGAAATAAACAAAAAATACAAAGTAAACATGCCTATAGTTGATGCGGTTTACCACATTTTGTACGAGAAAATTTCGCCAATGATGGAAATGAAAATTTTGTCGGGGAAGCTTTCTTAA
- a CDS encoding glycosyltransferase family 39 protein, with the protein MKKESLYQYVMLSLFVLVIIVNHVFGYLGHYGWDDMHYAEMAHDVLQGTIQYNDHFFYRWPTVFLTALSYKVFGINDFASALPAMGIGVGILFIVFLILKRYSNFILFVGLSLIALSNWFLFYTDKLMPDIFVAFFVLSVVATLYYFKFVAKETQPKKYAFLLALSLLIGFLAKETIVLILPVLAYLFVVDFFIAKKRTFWLYAIGFTIGLFVLYFLLLFALTGDAFIRFKSILDNRYFSECSYHELPAIYVIKRIAYEFYEMCLNSGMFISIVLILPVLFTKNQKDVWMLTHEVYFFSVVGFLLVLSSNFMSISYSEYIPMCIDPRHYLFIYPITSIAAAFVIDHYINKTINIRLVIILLGVTGIVSLIFFEQLFWFHYFPLCLLFIVAGFMSFQSKKLKIIFAILFFISLGIYPLQNVIAYHQTGYEVQRNAIIENIINKESNCIVISNDVQTRENKYYSGFKNTKNIQFFTYDEVTEDIMSSSVKKILVLNPYTLYLSNKTTNDLPLFAAYLDEENNTVIYHNEKPNISIVELKKVAKVLVETTNHFEEEIPNWSYPKEQIVNTASRGDKNAQAVDEYSATFQLVVGTVINNSSSLIIKAETYHLFKDSTEAQLVVSIETDGNAYFWNSGGLNNFISSDENWKKTAIEYSIKKAEIKPNSLLKVYVWNPKKQECLIDDFKITLIGFK; encoded by the coding sequence ATGAAAAAAGAAAGTTTATACCAGTATGTAATGCTTTCTTTATTTGTGTTGGTCATAATTGTCAATCATGTTTTTGGCTATTTGGGGCATTATGGTTGGGACGATATGCATTACGCCGAAATGGCTCATGATGTGTTGCAAGGAACTATACAATACAACGACCATTTTTTTTACCGTTGGCCAACCGTTTTTTTAACCGCTCTTTCGTATAAAGTTTTTGGGATAAATGATTTTGCTTCGGCATTACCAGCAATGGGGATTGGCGTTGGAATATTGTTTATTGTATTTTTAATACTAAAACGTTACTCAAATTTTATTTTGTTTGTGGGGTTAAGTTTAATTGCCCTAAGCAATTGGTTTTTGTTTTACACCGATAAGTTAATGCCTGATATTTTTGTGGCATTTTTTGTTCTAAGTGTAGTTGCAACACTTTATTATTTCAAGTTTGTTGCAAAAGAAACTCAACCAAAAAAATATGCTTTTTTATTGGCGCTAAGCTTACTGATTGGCTTTTTGGCTAAAGAAACCATTGTGTTGATTTTACCCGTTTTAGCCTACTTGTTTGTAGTTGATTTTTTTATTGCCAAAAAACGAACCTTTTGGTTGTATGCAATAGGTTTTACCATTGGTTTGTTTGTGCTTTATTTCCTATTACTTTTTGCTTTAACTGGCGATGCATTTATTCGCTTTAAATCCATTCTTGACAACCGATATTTTAGTGAATGCAGTTATCACGAATTGCCAGCTATTTATGTAATTAAACGAATAGCCTACGAGTTTTACGAAATGTGTCTTAATTCAGGAATGTTTATTTCTATAGTATTGATTTTACCCGTTTTGTTTACTAAAAACCAGAAAGATGTATGGATGTTGACCCACGAAGTTTATTTCTTTTCTGTAGTGGGATTTTTATTGGTGTTGTCGTCAAATTTTATGAGTATTTCTTACTCCGAATACATTCCCATGTGTATCGACCCTCGACATTATTTGTTTATTTATCCAATTACGAGTATTGCGGCAGCTTTTGTAATTGACCATTACATCAACAAAACCATTAACATTCGTCTAGTTATTATCTTGCTAGGGGTAACTGGAATAGTGTCACTCATCTTTTTTGAGCAGTTATTTTGGTTCCATTACTTCCCGTTGTGTTTGCTGTTTATTGTTGCTGGTTTTATGTCTTTCCAAAGTAAAAAACTGAAAATTATTTTTGCTATACTGTTCTTTATTTCTTTAGGTATTTATCCACTTCAAAATGTTATTGCGTATCATCAAACGGGATATGAAGTTCAACGAAATGCGATTATTGAAAATATCATAAACAAAGAAAGTAATTGTATTGTAATCAGTAATGATGTACAAACTAGAGAGAACAAATATTATAGCGGATTTAAAAACACTAAAAATATTCAGTTTTTTACTTATGATGAGGTTACTGAAGACATCATGAGTTCATCAGTAAAAAAGATATTGGTTTTAAACCCTTATACCCTTTATTTATCGAATAAGACAACTAATGATTTACCTTTGTTTGCAGCGTATTTAGATGAAGAAAACAATACTGTGATTTACCACAACGAAAAACCAAACATTTCAATTGTTGAGTTAAAAAAAGTAGCCAAAGTACTTGTAGAAACAACGAATCATTTTGAAGAGGAAATACCAAATTGGTCATACCCAAAAGAACAGATTGTTAACACAGCCTCTCGTGGCGATAAAAATGCTCAAGCAGTTGATGAATATTCGGCTACTTTTCAGTTGGTTGTGGGTACTGTAATTAATAATTCTTCAAGTCTTATTATTAAAGCGGAAACATATCACTTGTTTAAAGATTCTACCGAGGCTCAACTAGTAGTTTCGATAGAAACTGATGGTAATGCCTATTTTTGGAACAGCGGTGGCTTAAATAATTTTATTTCAAGTGATGAAAATTGGAAAAAAACGGCAATTGAGTATTCGATTAAAAAGGCAGAGATAAAACCAAATTCCTTGTTAAAGGTTTATGTTTGGAATCCAAAAAAACAAGAATGTTTAATTGACGATTTTAAGATAACCCTGATAGGTTTTAAATAA
- the lysS gene encoding lysine--tRNA ligase: MQLSEQEVVRRESLTKLRELGINPYPADLFPVNALTKEVKEHFVEGKEVILAGRMMSQRIMGKASFAELKDSSGRLQVYINRDELCPGEDKTLYNEVFKKLLDIGDFIGVKGTLFTTQVGEKSLKVKELTVLSKSLRPLPIVKTDEDGKVHDAFTDPELRYRQRYVDLVVNDHVKDVFVTRSKVMSTMRDFFNSKGYLEVETPILQPIPGGASARPFITHHNALDMPLYLRIANELYLKRLIVGGFDGVYEFAKDFRNEGMDRTHNPEFTVMEIYVSYKDYNWMMDFTEEMIEKVAIAVHRKAECKVGENTISFARPFKRISMTDAIKEHTGFDISGKTEKELFDWCRANGIDADESMGKGKLIDEIFGEKCEKKYIQPTFITDYPKEMSPLCKEHRTNPELTERFELMVNGKEIANAYSELNDPIDQRERFEEQLKLSEKGDDEAMFIDQDFLRALEYGMPPTSGMGIGIDRLVMLMTNQSSIQEVLFFPQMKLEKKAVELTDSEKTILEVLKANNSMELNALKNIVGLSGKQWDAGMKGLSKHGMVKVEVNGDTKMCVLK, from the coding sequence ATTCAATTATCAGAACAAGAAGTTGTTAGGAGAGAGTCGCTAACAAAATTGAGAGAATTAGGAATTAATCCTTATCCAGCCGATTTATTTCCAGTAAATGCACTTACCAAAGAGGTTAAAGAACATTTTGTTGAAGGGAAAGAAGTGATTTTAGCGGGAAGAATGATGAGCCAACGAATTATGGGAAAAGCTTCTTTTGCTGAGTTGAAGGATTCTTCTGGTCGTTTACAGGTATATATTAACCGCGATGAACTTTGTCCTGGTGAAGATAAAACCCTTTACAACGAAGTGTTTAAAAAACTGTTAGATATTGGTGATTTTATTGGGGTAAAAGGAACTTTATTTACTACTCAAGTAGGTGAAAAATCATTAAAAGTTAAAGAATTAACGGTGTTGAGTAAATCGTTACGACCATTACCCATTGTAAAAACGGATGAAGATGGTAAAGTACACGATGCCTTTACCGACCCAGAATTAAGATACCGTCAGCGTTATGTTGATTTAGTGGTTAACGACCACGTAAAAGACGTGTTTGTTACTCGTTCTAAAGTCATGAGTACCATGCGTGATTTTTTTAACTCAAAAGGATATTTAGAGGTAGAAACACCAATATTACAACCAATTCCAGGGGGTGCTTCAGCTCGTCCATTTATCACTCATCACAATGCATTGGACATGCCTTTGTATTTGCGTATTGCCAACGAATTGTATTTAAAACGATTAATTGTTGGTGGTTTTGATGGGGTGTACGAGTTTGCTAAAGACTTTAGAAATGAAGGAATGGACAGAACGCACAATCCAGAATTTACGGTAATGGAAATCTATGTTTCGTACAAAGATTACAACTGGATGATGGATTTTACGGAAGAAATGATTGAAAAAGTGGCGATAGCAGTTCATCGAAAAGCGGAGTGTAAAGTAGGTGAAAACACCATCAGTTTTGCTCGTCCGTTTAAACGTATTTCGATGACTGATGCTATAAAAGAGCATACTGGATTTGATATTTCTGGTAAAACTGAAAAAGAATTGTTTGATTGGTGTAGAGCAAATGGTATTGATGCTGACGAATCGATGGGAAAAGGAAAATTGATTGATGAAATTTTTGGTGAAAAATGTGAGAAGAAATACATTCAACCAACATTTATTACAGATTATCCTAAAGAAATGTCGCCTTTGTGTAAAGAACACCGTACTAATCCAGAATTAACTGAACGATTTGAGTTAATGGTTAATGGTAAAGAAATTGCCAATGCGTATTCGGAATTAAACGACCCAATTGACCAACGCGAACGTTTTGAGGAACAATTAAAATTATCGGAAAAAGGTGATGACGAGGCAATGTTTATTGACCAAGACTTTTTAAGAGCCTTGGAATATGGTATGCCGCCAACATCTGGTATGGGAATTGGAATTGACCGTTTGGTGATGTTAATGACCAACCAAAGTTCAATACAAGAAGTGTTGTTTTTTCCTCAGATGAAATTGGAGAAAAAAGCCGTAGAATTGACTGATTCAGAAAAAACCATTTTAGAAGTTTTGAAAGCCAACAACAGTATGGAGTTAAATGCGTTGAAAAACATTGTTGGATTAAGCGGAAAACAATGGGACGCGGGCATGAAAGGCTTAAGTAAACACGGTATGGTTAAAGTTGAGGTAAACGGCGACACAAAAATGTGTGTGCTGAAATAA